The Halodesulfovibrio sp. MK-HDV genomic interval AGGAATTACGCAAGGCAGCTTTTGTATAGACAACGTGGTAGTTCGTGAAACTACCCACAGTTCTGTGAGGGGTATATGAAGATTGCTGTGGCAGCGAAGAAAAGAAACGATATTTACGTTGTAGAACCAGTATTTGGTCGTGCCGATATGTTTGTTCTGGTTGAGCAGGAAAATGATGCGCGCGTTGTTCAAGCTAACCCTTATAGGGATGACCCTGAAGCAGCAGGGCGCAAAGTCGCTCAGTGGCTTATAAAAGAAGGCGTGAGCACGGTCTTATGTGGAGATGTAGGAGCTAAAACCCGTCTTTACTTGAGCGAGGGTGGCGTGTTTTCCGGTATCGGATATGATGGTACCGTGGATGAAGCATTAGAGAGATATTTCGCTTCGTAAGATTGAGTGAATTTTTTTCTGATCGTAAATTGTGCATAAAAGCGACGCATCGTAAAGACGATGAGTCGCTTTTTTCTTGTATTTTTTACGAGTTAAGTATTTTGGCAAACAATGCTTTCTATTTTTTTTCGATGCCTAGCTTTTGCATACGTGAGCGGAGTGTTGTCGGTTTGATGCCCAGTAACTCTGCTGCGCCTCCGCTGCCTTGTACTCGCCAGTTTGTGGCTTCCAGTGCCTGCTGAATGTTTTCGCGTTGCATGGCCATCCATTCTATTTCGGTAATAACATCCTGTGGACGTGGGGCAGATGCTGGCGGTGTTGCTGGACTGTGGTCGGACGAATAGGCGTGCACGTTCATTTCAATCGGCGGTGTTGCGTAGCTGTTGTCCTGAATATAAAATTCCATACTGCCACTATGAGACATGATCACTGCACGTTCCACAACGTTTTGCAATTCCCTTACGTTCCCCGGCCAGTTGTAGCCTTGAAGTTTCTCAACGTGATGTGGCTTCAAGCGAGGGGCAGTGATGTTCATGCGATTTGCCGCGAGGTTGATAAAGTGACGGGCAAGCAGCGGAATGTCGTTACGACGTTCGCGAAGCGGTGGTACGTTGACCGGAAATACAGATAGCCGGAAATATAGATCCTGTCGGAAACGGCCTGAGGCAACTTCTCTAGTTAGATCTTTGTTTGTAGCGGCGATGATGCGTACATTAACTTTTTTGGAGCGTTCGTCACCAACAGGTTCAAATGTGCCTTCCTGCAATACCCGAAGAAGTTTCCCCTGAAGT includes:
- a CDS encoding NifB/NifX family molybdenum-iron cluster-binding protein; translation: MKIAVAAKKRNDIYVVEPVFGRADMFVLVEQENDARVVQANPYRDDPEAAGRKVAQWLIKEGVSTVLCGDVGAKTRLYLSEGGVFSGIGYDGTVDEALERYFAS